GCCCACCTTCACCAGCCGCTCGATGCACCGCTGGACCGCCTTCGCCGGCCGGCTGCTCAGCCCGTCGTGCGCCGCCTGGAACGCCACCGCCGCCGCGCGCATCACCCCGAAGTCGTCGGCCGCCAGCACGTACGTCGTCCACACCCGGTACTCCAGGTCCGACAGTCCCGAGACCTTCGCCGAGTGGCCGAGCCGCGCGTGAAGGAGGCGATCCGCAGGCATCGCTACGCCGCCTCCGCGCCGTCATCCGGCGCCGTCCGCATCGTCGCCGCCGCGACGCTCTCCAAGCCGGTCCGCATCAGCACACGTCCTCCGGGTCGCACACGCCGCAGCGCGCCCACCGGGGCTTCGCGGCCAGCTTCCGCACCGTCACGTCCTTGCGTGCCCGCCACTCGGCGGCCACCTCCGGCCAGCACGCCGGACAGACGAACACCAGGTCGCCGATCTCCGGGTCGACCGCGCGCCAGCCGCCGCGTCTCGCCGCCGGCTTCACCGCGGCCCCCTTCGGCGGCTACGCACCGCCTCGCCCGAGCCGCCCGCTTCGAGCCACCGCAGCAGCGCCGCCTTGCTCCACCGGGGCCGCTTGTCGATCCCCGACAGCGGCGCCACCGGGAACACCCGCGCACGCAGCCGCCGCTTGATCGTCGTCGGCGAACAGCGCAACAGCGCCGCCACGTCGTCGAGCAGCAGCACCGCCGGCAGCTCGTCTCCGCCGGCGTTACCGCCGGGCCGGTTCGCGTCCATGTCTCTTCCTCCGCACCCCAGGCCGCCACTCACCGGTCCGGTCCGCCCGTCCCCGCGCCAGCGCCTCGGTCCGCGCCTCGGTCGCGGCCCGCTCGGCCGCCTCGATCACGTCCAGCTCGGCCATCGCCGCCGCCTCGAAACCTGCCGGCGGCTCCCGGTGGCCGTTCAGCCACAGGCTCAACGTCGCCTGGCTCACCCCGAGCGCCCGCGCCAGCGCGTGCTGCGACACGCCCAGGGTGGCGAGACGGGAGCGGACGGCCTGCCGTATACGCGTAACATCCATTTACGAATCGACTCTATGCGCGTATACATTACCCGTCAACTGTAAAGTTGTATTACCATGAGGGATGAGCATCTTCGGAGACCGGCTGCGGGCCGCTCGCACCCTGCGCGCCGTCACCCAGCAGCAGCTCGCCGCCCACACCGTCAACACCCGCGAGGCCGTCTCGATGGTCGAGCGCGGCAAGGCGGGC
This window of the Acidobacteriota bacterium genome carries:
- a CDS encoding helix-turn-helix domain-containing protein, with protein sequence MDANRPGGNAGGDELPAVLLLDDVAALLRCSPTTIKRRLRARVFPVAPLSGIDKRPRWSKAALLRWLEAGGSGEAVRSRRRGPR
- a CDS encoding helix-turn-helix transcriptional regulator, which codes for MDVTRIRQAVRSRLATLGVSQHALARALGVSQATLSLWLNGHREPPAGFEAAAMAELDVIEAAERAATEARTEALARGRADRTGEWRPGVRRKRHGREPARR